A single window of Syntrophus aciditrophicus SB DNA harbors:
- a CDS encoding pyridoxamine 5'-phosphate oxidase family protein, which translates to MIFGKKENVSTLDDVLESSWRLLHEGARNFRDPFHQATLTTMDGNKPQSRIIILREFIEENRTLICHCDARGSKVSQIRDNPNVSWLFYNSDKWLQLRLSGTASVHTDDKTAESQWEKVPFHHRINYCAEIPPGSPTEKPTSGIPDFLRDKAPKILDIPEARKNFAAIVCRFNEMDWLLLKLTGHIRAKFTWKDNRRDASWVIP; encoded by the coding sequence ATGATCTTCGGAAAAAAGGAAAATGTCTCCACTCTGGATGACGTTCTCGAATCAAGTTGGAGGCTTCTCCATGAAGGTGCTCGTAACTTCAGGGACCCGTTCCACCAGGCAACCCTTACCACCATGGACGGCAACAAGCCTCAGAGCCGGATCATCATTCTGAGAGAGTTTATAGAAGAAAACAGGACCCTGATCTGTCACTGTGATGCCCGGGGTTCCAAGGTTTCACAGATCCGGGACAATCCCAATGTAAGCTGGCTCTTCTATAACTCCGACAAGTGGCTGCAACTGCGTCTTTCCGGAACAGCTTCGGTCCATACCGACGACAAAACGGCTGAATCACAATGGGAAAAGGTGCCCTTTCATCATCGAATCAACTACTGCGCCGAAATCCCGCCAGGCTCCCCCACGGAAAAGCCGACTTCGGGAATTCCTGATTTTCTTCGGGATAAAGCACCGAAAATACTTGACATCCCGGAGGCCCGTAAAAACTTTGCCGCTATTGTCTGCCGATTCAATGAAATGGATTGGCTGCTGCTGAAATTGACGGGGCACATCCGAGCGAAATTTACCTGGAAAGACAATCGAAGAGACGCATCCTGGGTTATTCCCTGA
- a CDS encoding acyl-CoA thioesterase — MPRVKIDLPDTFDFSTDIRLRFRDINAGRHLAHDAVLSLAEEARFLFLEHFGYAHLNIEGYGYVAADAAVVYKSQAYFGQVLRIEVAVRDFKRKSCDFVYRLSNRETGQEVARAKTGIVFFDYETQQAVIVPERFRSRFESRSLSAHKN, encoded by the coding sequence ATGCCGCGAGTCAAGATAGACTTACCGGATACATTCGATTTCTCAACGGATATTCGCCTGCGTTTCCGCGATATCAACGCGGGGCGGCATTTGGCCCACGACGCCGTCCTCTCCCTGGCTGAAGAGGCACGCTTCCTCTTTCTGGAGCATTTTGGCTACGCTCATTTGAACATCGAGGGGTATGGGTATGTTGCCGCAGATGCCGCCGTTGTTTACAAATCGCAGGCATATTTCGGGCAGGTGCTCCGGATCGAGGTGGCTGTCCGGGATTTTAAGCGAAAATCCTGTGATTTTGTTTATCGGCTCAGCAACAGGGAAACCGGACAAGAAGTGGCCCGCGCCAAAACCGGCATCGTTTTCTTTGATTACGAAACCCAGCAAGCGGTGATTGTTCCCGAAAGGTTCCGATCAAGGTTCGAAAGCAGAAGTCTATCCGCTCATAAAAATTGA
- a CDS encoding diadenylate cyclase translates to MLTRLWPILKSFQIQDILDIAIITVMISALLIWFKDRASRFVLFGIGVLGLIYILARFFQLYLTTLVLQGFFAIFLFVIVVIFQEDLRRFFERLALWGRFKISLRDVASSHSSAEIIAHTAANLARQRIGALMVIAGNEPLDRHLTGGVRLDGLLSEPLLESIFDPHSKGHDGAIVIRDDRIELFGCHLPLTSNIPPHSRYGLRHTAALGLSERSDALCIVVSEERGTLSLAQGEQLNQVENASELRSALEDFYARNAPPRPQHPVLAWLKENPKEKVIAFVLAIILWLTFGYQRDSVRRDFTAPIEYVNLAPDWVLEGTRNTDAVVTLTGSSQAFRLLNPERLKVSIDLAKTQPGKQEISLTGDLVTVPPGLTVVGIKPERITITASRFTAVTASIEAVVKLPSNDWIVQRTTLIPSSVRILIPYRERSRHFQLKTEPISLHPTTDAQTHTAILIMPAEVRLEGGKIPEVTVNVKLKKRISTHPSQAPRPSTEMTEDG, encoded by the coding sequence ATGCTGACACGCCTCTGGCCGATACTGAAAAGCTTTCAGATTCAGGATATTCTTGACATCGCCATTATCACTGTCATGATTTCAGCACTACTGATCTGGTTTAAGGACAGGGCATCCCGATTTGTTCTTTTCGGCATCGGTGTTCTGGGTCTTATCTATATCCTGGCCCGTTTCTTCCAGCTCTATCTGACAACCCTCGTATTGCAGGGCTTTTTTGCCATTTTTCTTTTCGTAATCGTCGTCATCTTTCAGGAAGATCTTCGACGGTTTTTCGAAAGACTCGCCCTCTGGGGGCGCTTCAAAATCAGCCTGCGCGACGTGGCTTCTTCCCATTCCAGTGCGGAGATCATCGCCCATACCGCCGCAAATCTTGCCCGGCAGCGCATCGGCGCCCTGATGGTCATTGCGGGCAACGAACCTCTGGACCGACATCTGACCGGGGGAGTCCGACTGGATGGCCTTCTCAGCGAACCCCTCCTTGAAAGCATTTTTGACCCTCATTCCAAGGGTCATGACGGCGCAATAGTCATTCGGGACGACCGTATTGAACTGTTTGGCTGTCATCTTCCGTTGACCAGCAACATCCCTCCCCACAGTCGCTATGGCTTGCGTCATACTGCCGCCCTCGGCCTGTCCGAAAGATCCGACGCCCTCTGCATCGTTGTTTCAGAAGAGAGAGGCACTCTATCCCTCGCACAGGGTGAGCAGTTGAATCAGGTTGAAAACGCGTCCGAACTGAGGAGCGCCCTGGAAGACTTTTATGCCCGTAATGCCCCTCCACGACCACAACATCCCGTTCTTGCCTGGCTGAAGGAAAATCCCAAGGAAAAAGTCATTGCCTTTGTTCTTGCCATCATTCTCTGGCTTACGTTCGGTTATCAGAGGGACTCGGTCCGAAGGGATTTTACCGCTCCCATTGAATACGTCAATCTCGCTCCCGACTGGGTGCTGGAAGGCACCAGGAACACCGACGCCGTAGTCACTCTTACCGGATCATCCCAAGCTTTCAGGCTCTTGAATCCGGAAAGGCTCAAGGTTTCCATTGATCTCGCAAAAACTCAACCCGGGAAGCAGGAAATCTCATTGACCGGAGACCTGGTCACAGTTCCTCCAGGCCTGACTGTAGTCGGAATCAAACCGGAACGCATAACGATCACGGCGTCGCGATTTACCGCCGTGACTGCTTCCATTGAAGCGGTTGTCAAGCTGCCTTCCAACGACTGGATCGTGCAGAGGACCACTCTTATACCGTCTTCCGTCAGAATTCTCATACCCTACAGAGAGCGATCCAGGCATTTCCAGCTGAAAACGGAACCCATTTCCCTGCATCCCACAACAGATGCTCAGACCCACACCGCCATTCTGATTATGCCAGCGGAAGTTCGTCTCGAAGGCGGTAAAATACCTGAGGTCACAGTCAACGTAAAACTGAAAAAAAGGATCAGCACACATCCTTCACAAGCCCCAAGACCTTCCACGGAGATGACGGAAGATGGTTAG
- the corA gene encoding magnesium/cobalt transporter CorA, with translation MVRPGKTRSGKVGLPPGSLVHIGEKTAEKTKISLIHYNEQTLQRMDIQQISACASFLQETGISWISFEGIPEIPVLEELGLKFGLHPLTLEDILNTDQRPKMEDYGDYLYIVLKMFYFDNPGKVDIKSEQISIILGANFVISFQEQAGSIFQPIRERLDNARGRLRRSGPDYLTHALIDAIVDHYFLILENSGERIELLEQALIKSPSAGMLDTLQGLKKEMILLRKSLWPLREMISTMERSESPLISKSSVVYFKDIYDHTIHIIDTLETFRDMLSGMMDIYLSSISNRMNEVMKVLTVIATLFMPLTFIAGIYGMNFKYMPELEWRWGYAMVWGILLTIAGLMVLYFRRKNWW, from the coding sequence ATGGTTAGACCCGGGAAAACCCGATCGGGGAAAGTGGGCCTGCCGCCTGGTTCCCTCGTTCATATCGGGGAAAAAACTGCGGAAAAGACGAAAATCTCACTGATTCATTATAATGAACAGACTCTGCAGAGGATGGACATCCAGCAGATATCCGCTTGTGCTTCCTTTCTTCAAGAAACGGGAATCAGCTGGATCAGCTTCGAGGGCATTCCGGAAATTCCCGTCCTGGAAGAGCTCGGTTTGAAATTCGGCCTCCACCCTCTGACCCTCGAAGACATCCTGAACACGGACCAGCGTCCGAAAATGGAGGATTATGGTGATTACCTCTATATCGTGCTGAAGATGTTCTACTTCGACAATCCAGGAAAAGTCGACATTAAATCGGAACAGATCAGTATTATTTTAGGCGCCAATTTTGTGATTTCCTTCCAGGAACAGGCCGGCAGCATATTTCAACCCATCAGAGAACGACTCGACAATGCCAGAGGACGGCTGCGTAGAAGCGGCCCGGATTATCTGACCCACGCGTTGATTGACGCAATTGTGGATCATTACTTTCTTATTCTTGAAAATTCAGGGGAAAGAATAGAACTGCTCGAACAGGCACTGATTAAAAGCCCCTCTGCCGGAATGCTTGATACCCTGCAGGGGCTGAAGAAAGAGATGATCCTGCTGCGAAAGTCACTCTGGCCTCTCCGGGAGATGATCAGCACCATGGAGCGATCAGAATCCCCGTTGATAAGCAAATCGTCCGTTGTTTATTTCAAGGACATTTACGATCACACCATCCATATCATCGACACCCTGGAAACCTTCAGGGATATGCTGTCCGGCATGATGGACATCTACCTTTCCAGTATAAGCAACCGGATGAACGAAGTTATGAAGGTGCTGACCGTCATCGCGACTCTCTTTATGCCGCTGACCTTCATCGCCGGGATTTATGGCATGAATTTCAAATATATGCCGGAACTGGAGTGGCGGTGGGGCTATGCCATGGTATGGGGAATTCTACTGACCATCGCGGGTCTTATGGTGCTCTACTTCCGCAGAAAGAATTGGTGGTAA
- a CDS encoding type 1 glutamine amidotransferase domain-containing protein, with product MKALILSADKFEDSELLFPYYRLKEVGVEVVVASLRRGAIKGIHGYEVVADKTLDEVDPSDYAILVLPGGKAPALLRKEQKALEIARYFSARNKPIAAICHGPQILISAGLLEGRRATCYKTVAAELKRAGALYEDREVVVDSNLVTSRQPSDFPAFMREMMKQLGL from the coding sequence ATGAAAGCCTTGATTCTGAGTGCGGACAAATTTGAGGACTCCGAGCTGCTGTTTCCATATTACCGGCTTAAGGAAGTGGGCGTCGAAGTCGTTGTAGCTTCCCTGAGGCGAGGTGCAATCAAGGGTATACACGGATATGAAGTGGTCGCTGATAAAACCCTTGATGAGGTCGATCCTTCCGATTATGCGATCCTGGTCCTGCCTGGCGGGAAAGCGCCGGCTTTGTTGAGAAAAGAGCAGAAGGCTCTGGAGATAGCACGGTATTTCTCTGCGCGGAACAAACCCATCGCCGCTATCTGTCACGGGCCGCAGATCCTGATCAGTGCCGGCCTTCTGGAGGGACGACGCGCCACCTGCTATAAAACAGTGGCTGCCGAACTGAAAAGGGCAGGCGCACTCTATGAGGACCGGGAAGTGGTTGTTGATTCCAATCTGGTCACGTCCCGGCAGCCTTCTGATTTTCCCGCTTTCATGCGTGAAATGATGAAGCAGCTCGGGCTGTGA
- a CDS encoding secondary thiamine-phosphate synthase enzyme YjbQ — MKSYRKELWFNVPVRRGFVNITDHVNRCLNESGVSEGLVLVNAMHITASVFINDDESGLHQDYEKWLENLAPHEPISRYQHNRTGEDNGDAHLKRQIMGREVVVAITKGKLDFGPWEQIFYGEFDGRRRKRVLVKIIGE, encoded by the coding sequence ATGAAATCTTATCGCAAAGAATTGTGGTTCAATGTACCCGTGCGAAGAGGGTTTGTCAACATTACCGATCACGTAAATCGATGCCTGAATGAAAGCGGCGTATCCGAGGGGCTGGTTCTGGTCAATGCCATGCATATCACAGCTTCCGTCTTCATAAACGATGATGAGTCTGGATTGCATCAGGACTATGAAAAATGGCTGGAGAATCTTGCGCCGCATGAACCGATTTCAAGATACCAGCATAACCGAACAGGGGAAGATAACGGCGATGCCCATCTGAAAAGACAAATCATGGGGCGAGAGGTTGTTGTTGCAATCACGAAGGGGAAACTGGATTTTGGGCCCTGGGAACAGATCTTTTATGGCGAGTTTGACGGAAGAAGGAGAAAGAGGGTGCTTGTGAAGATCATCGGTGAATGA
- a CDS encoding flavin reductase family protein, protein MEKSWQDVLDRFHYGIYLITVSSKEGYNGMIVSWVTQCSHEPPLIAVSIRKNRLSHEQILKSGIYCLNVLPKESIAVIKQFKIADWKKKFDAVRYNPSQNGLPVLDDCIGYLDCTLEKTIDTGDHTLFVGKTIGGAVINGDKTMTLSTRDYQGIYRGTQ, encoded by the coding sequence ATGGAAAAATCATGGCAGGATGTGCTCGACAGGTTTCATTATGGGATTTACCTGATCACAGTTTCATCAAAAGAAGGATATAACGGCATGATTGTCTCCTGGGTAACCCAATGTTCTCACGAACCGCCTCTCATTGCCGTGTCGATCAGGAAAAACCGTCTCTCTCATGAACAGATTCTGAAATCAGGGATATACTGCCTTAATGTCCTGCCGAAGGAATCCATCGCTGTAATCAAACAGTTCAAGATTGCAGACTGGAAGAAAAAATTCGATGCAGTCCGATACAACCCGTCGCAGAACGGTCTTCCCGTACTTGACGACTGTATTGGATATCTGGACTGTACTCTGGAAAAGACAATAGATACGGGCGATCACACCCTCTTTGTCGGGAAAACCATCGGGGGAGCCGTCATTAACGGGGACAAAACGATGACCCTGTCCACACGGGACTATCAGGGCATATATCGGGGAACTCAATAA